The Sporosarcina luteola DNA window AGTCGGGAAAGAAGTAAGTCGATTGGAAGAGCATCCGGATCTTTATGCTGCAGCATATAGCCGACCGCACAATGCTCACATCGCATATTGCACAAATATGTAGTCGTAAATTCAATGCTCGACAATGTTAATTTGCCATGTTCCTGCACGTCCAAGTAGGCTTCCCACGGATCATAGGCAGGCGACATTTTTTGAAGTGTAGCTATATTTTTCATTTCTATATCTCCCTACTAGTTTACTAAACCAATAAATAAGTATGAGCTTCATTTTTATCTTTTGCAACCCTTGAACCTGCTAAAGCACTTTCTCAACCTATCAATTATTTTACTGAATTGTATAAATTTATGATATACTTCGACTTGAGAATAATGTACTTTATTCAAAAAAAGCGAAGGGATCGATAGGGCAATGAAGAAAACCAAAATAGTAATTCCCTTCTTATTAGTATGCATCATTATCAGTGCCTACTATTTTTCCAACAATAATTCATGTATGCGGAAAGCACCTCATTACAACTCCTTTATATTTTCGAGTCAACCACTCGGTCAGTTTGAAGTCAGTAAAAGCATCGCCAGTGAATCAATTGACGAGAAGAAGTATAAGAGATATAAACGGACGGAAGATGCGATGAAAGAATTTGGTAGGTATGTGCCCCTGCCCAAGGATGAGCCATATTTTATGGAATGTACTTTTGGAGAGGTTGCGTATGCAGATGGAGAGCCAGTGCAATTCACTCATTTTGTCAGGCATCGGGATATAAAAACCGACGTCCGTAAGGGGGCCAAATGGGAGTATAATCAGCAGCTAACGTACGGCATGTATTATTATAGGGTCAGTAAAGAGCCTTTTGCTTATTCCTTGGAGGACTCGGGGTTGGATGATGTAAAGACAATCCTTTTGGATGATGGAGTGAGAGCGTTGTTTACGCAAGATTTGATGGAATGGAAGGATGACCGGTTTTATTATCAGCTTTATCGCCGAAACAGTTTTATAGAGCCTTCTACGTTAACTTTTTTAGCCAATTCCTCTCGTGTTAATATCAGTTATGTACCTGAATGGGTGAATGAGATCGATTGAGGACTATTTTCCCAAAAAAGCAGCCTCCTTTTCACAGGAAGCTGCTTTTTCATTCACACATTTACCATCTCCAAAAACTGCCGCGTCCGCTCGTTAGTGGAGTGATTGAAAAACGTCTCTGGATCTGCATCCTCGATGATGCGCCCTTCATCCAGCATAATAATTCTGTCTGCTACTTCTTTGGCGAACTTCATTTCATGCGTGACGACGACCATCGTCATACCGTCATTTGCGAGGTCTTGCATAACTTGGAGAACTTCGCCGACGAGCTCCGGATCGAGCGCAGATGTCGGTTCGTCGAACAATAATGCTTTCGGTTCCATTGCAAGCGCACGCGCGATGGCGACACGCTGTTTTTGCCCGCCCGATAATTTATTCGGATAGACATCCGCTTTATCGGACAGTCCGACTTTCCCTAGCAGGGCAAGCGACAATTTCTTCGCCTTCTCTTTGTCCTCTTTTTTGACGATCAACGGCGCTTCCATTATATTCTCAAGCACCGTCTTATGCGGAAACAGGTTGAAATGCTGGAACACCATGCCGACTTCCGCTCGTACTTTCGACAAGTCTTCCTTTTTCCGATCGACTTTCCGACCATCAATCAAGATGTCTCCCTCTTGCGCCTTTTCAAGGAAGTTTAGGCAGCGCAGCAATGTACTTTTCCCGGAACCGCTGACGCCGACTAAAACGACGACTTCGCCGGGATTTATATCAATATCGATCCCTTTCAGCACTTCGAGATCACCGAATGATTTATGGAGATTCGTTGTCTTAATCATGTCATTTCCTCCAGCCTACGATTTATCCACGTTCAATTTATTCTCATACAACTTCAAAAGCCCTGTGAATATTAGGACGAGAACGAGGTAATACATGCCGACGACAAGGAACGTCTCGAACGGCAAGAAGGATGACGCCGCCTCCCGATTCGCAAGGCCGAACAGTTCCGTCACCCCGATGACGTACACGAGGGACGAGTCCTTCAATGTAATGATGAATTGGTTCCCTAGCGGAGGAATTGCGCGGCGCAGCGCCTGCGGGAAAATAATCCGGCGCATCGCCTGCGACCGATTCATCCCAAGTGCAAGGCTCGCTTCCCGCTGTCCACGGTCAACCCCTTGGATCGCCCCCCGGAACACTTCTGCAATATACGCCCCGTTATGGACACCAAGAGCAATCGCCCCTGCCCAGAAATTTGACAGGACGACGATCGACGTAATCCCATAGTACAAAAACATGATCTGTACGATGAGCGGCGTCCCGCGGATCAATGTAATATATAAGTTTGCAATCGTTTGTAAGATTTTCGATCTAGATATTTTCATCAACGCAAAGACAATCCCGAACACGGTCCCCAACACAATGGCAATGGCAGTTATTTTCAATGTGACAAGTGCCGCTTTCAGGAAGCCTTCGTACGTGCGCATGAACACTTCAGATAACGTTAGTAATATATCAGGCACTGGCCACTCCCTCTTTCCGTTACAAATCTGTTTTTATTCTAGTAGTTCAGCATTCTCCAAGTCGATATCCAATAGATTCCGGTCGAACCACTTTTGTGAGATTTCTTCATACGTACCGTCATCGATAATTTCTTGCAGGGCTTTGTCAATCGCGTCACGGAGCTCTTCATTATCCTTTTTCACCGCAACCGAAGGCTGTTCGACCCATAACGGAGTGCCGACCTCTTTAATGGCAAAGCCGTTATCTTTCGCTTCGAAACCGACGATATCCGACGTAATGACGGCATCCAATCGATTCTCAACCGTCAAATCCTTCAGTGCGACGACATCGCTGCTATAGTATTGGAGGTTGTCCGATAATTCCTTTGCTGGCTCCTCATATGTCGATTGCGCAATGACACCGATCTTTTTGCCTTTCAGGTCTTCAGGGGACTTGATATCGTTATTGTCTTCGGCGACCCAAATCATCCCGCCCGAATAATAGTATGGCTCTGTGAAAGCAGCCTGCTCGGCACGCTTTTTCGTATAAGCCATCGAGCCGATGATGGCATCGTATTTATTGGCAACCAGTCCTTGAAGAATTGTTTCAAATGGATTCGTCACCGGATTAGGCTCTAAGCCCATTCTCTCCGCGATCTCCGCTCCGATTTCCATATCGAAACCCGTAAGCTCCCCATTTTCCTCAAAGTTGAACGGCTTGTAGAGACCGCTTGCTGCATATGTTAATTTCCCTTTTTCAACAAGTCGATACCCGTCATTAGTCGCTTCGGTTTTGTCATCACCGCAAGCTGCCAACACAAGCGTGGCCGAAATAAGTAAAAATAATAGCGTTTTCCATTTTCCCATGATAATAACTCCCTCTTTCCCGACAAGTTGCCGTCTTTTTTTGCTTACTAACTCTCTTTCCCTATCATTTCCGTGCTAAACATCTAATTTTAATACTTTATAGAAAAATAGGATTGAGCGACAACAGGACTTGCCAGGAAAATGTGTTTTGAGGTGTTATCACCGACTGTCTGTACTTTATCACCGATTTAGCGGGGTTTATCACCGACTCTCGATGCTTTATCACCGATTTGGCAGGGTTTATCACCGACTCGGGTGAATTTATCACCGACTAACTACAATTCATACTGAATGAGTAAACTATGCTCCGTTTATTCACATAAGAAACAGGGAATTGGACAAGTCAGCAAGGCTTTCATGTACATAAACAGAGAGGTGAAGGGAGTCATGGCGTTAAACGGTGAGAAAGAAGAAATTTCGCGTGCGATTGTCCACGTATTGAAGGAAGGGCAAAAGGATACATTTCAAAAAATTGTATGTGAATTAACCCCATATGAAATATCCTGGCATTACCGAGGTCTGCCACGGAAACGCCGTATCCTTTTTTTAGAGTGGCTCTCTATGGATCAGCTAGTGAACCTACTCAGATACTTGACGCGCAACGAGCAGCTGCGCGTCTTGAAGAAGATAGGGCCTGCCCGTTCTACGGAATTATTAGAGGTCCTTAAGAGCGATGACCTGGCCCATCTTCTATCCGATTTGCCGGAAAAAGAGGTCAATGCGCTCATTGCCGAAATGCGTGACGAAGAGAAGAAAGACATACGTAAAAAGATGAAGTATCCGAAAAAGTCCGCCGGTCGGGCGATGATCAGCCAATATGTATGGGTACACGAATCCTATACTGTTGAAAAAACGATCAATAAGTTGAAATACTTTCGGGACTTCGCGGATTATTTGAATTACGTATATGTCATCAATGATGAAAAGGAATTGATCGGTGTCGCCTCTTACCGTGATCTGCTTTTGAGCGAACCTGACGAGGCAATCACAGATGTAATGACGACAGACATCGTCAAGGTGCATGAAAATACGAAAGAGAGTGAAGTCGCCAAAATGATCGGACGGCATGATTTCCTGTCCGTACCAGTTGTGAATGATGACAATATTTTAGTCGGCATCATTACTGCTGACGATGTACTCGATATTGTCGTCAGGGAAGCGAATCAGGATATTGATATGTTGCTTGCATCCGGTAAAGAGATCGACTTCCACACAAAACCCTTTGTCGCAACGTATAAACGGCTCCCTTGGCTTATTTTGCTACTATTCATCGGGCTCGTATCAGGCAGCATCATCGCAAAATTCGAGGCGACACTTGAAGCCGTCGTGGCATTGGCGTTTTTCATGCCGATGATTGCAGGGATGACCGGAAACACAGGAACCCAATCGTTGGCTGTCGTCGTCCGGGGGCTCGTCACCGAGGAATTGACAATGAAAAAGACACTTAGCCTTGTATTCCGGGAATTGCTCGTCGGCATCATGCTCGGAATTGTCTGTGGTGCTGTCATCTCCGTCATTGCGTATGTTTGGCAAGGCAGCTTCACACTTGGTCTCGTCGTCGGTTCTTCCCTCGTCGCGACTCTTATTATCGGTACACTCGCAGGAACTATCATTCCGTTGATACTGAGTAAATTTAAAGTTGACCCCGCGGTTGCTTCCGGCCCGCTTATTACAACGATCAATGACATTTTATCCTTATTGATCTACTTCGGAATCGCAACGATGTTCATTTCGAAATTGATGTAGAGAACGAAAAAAGCAGCCACAGTGGCTGCTTTTTTCATTGGCGGGTATATAGCAAAGTTCGATGGTTGGTTGACGTTAGATGCGTTTCTCAGTAAGTGGCCTCATTGTGCCGTGCTGCATGAGGTTCATATGCCATGAGAATGCCTTTTCGAGCACATGTGGCGTATGGCCGCCTCTATCAAGAGCTTCATAGAAGTATTCCCATAGTTGCGTACGGTACATTGGGTGCGCACAATTACCGATAATGAGCTCGACACGTTCTCTCGGCGCAAGGCCGCGCAGATCCGCATATCCATGCTCCGTAACAATGACATCAACGTCATGTTCCGTGTGATCCACATGCGAAACGAACGGTACGATGCTTGAAATATCGCCGTCTTTAGCGATGGATTTCGTAACGAAGATGGCAAGCCTTGCATTTCGGGCGAAATCACCGGAGCCGCCGATGCCGTTCATCATCTTCGTTCCTGTCACGTGGGTCGAATTGACATTGCCGTATATGTCGAGTTCAAGCGCAGTATTGATGGAAATCAAACCGAGTCGGCGGATGATTTCCGGATGATTTGAAATTTCCTGTGGACGCATGATTAGCTTGTCCCGGTAGTTATCCAGATTGTTGAAGACCTTTTCCATCTTCTCCTGCGATAGTGTGATTGACGCACACGAAGCGGTGCGGATTTTGCCCGCGTCGATCAAATCGAATACCGCGTCCTGCAGCACTTCCGAATAAACTTCCAAATCCTCGAATTCCGAGTCAAGCAAACCATGCAAAACTGCATTTGCTTGAGATCCGATACCCGATTGGAGAGGAGCAAGACTGTTCGTTAATCTACCCGCTTCCACTTCCGAACGAAGGAAGGATAGCAGATGCTCTGCCATAATTTCCGTGTCACGGTCAGGCTGGGTGATTGTTGAAGCGGAATCCTGTTGGTGAGTGAACACAATTCCCTTCACTCGATCCACGTCAATCGGAATGCCGATCGTACCAATCCGATCGCTCACTTTCGTCACTGGTATTGGATTCCGTTCTCCCTGTTTGCCCGGGTCATATAAATCATGGATTCCTTCCCAGGCCGTCGACTGTGCTGTGTTTATTTCAATAATGATTGACTTTGCATGCTGCGCAAACGATAACGAGTTACCTACAGAAGTCGACGGAATGATCATTCCATCCTCCGTCACTGAAATCGCTTCCAAAATCGCGAAGTCGATCGGTTCGGTCACATTAGTACGGATCCACTCTGCCGTATGGGATAGATGATGGTCGACAAAAAGCAGTTCCCCGTTGTTAATGCCGTTGCGCATCGCCTTTTCCGCTTGGAACGGCAGCCTCTTGTTCACGATGCCCGCTTCCGCGAATAATTTATCGATATCGGAGCCGAGGGAAGCCCCCGTAAACACATTCACTTTGAACTTTTCCGTTTCAGCTCGTTTCACTAACGCCATTGGAACCGCTTTCGCGTCGCCCGCACGTGTAAATCCGCTTAACCCTAATGTCATTCCGTCCTTAATCCAAGAAGCAGCTTCTTCAGGTGACACGATTACGTCTTTCAATTTTTCAATCCTGATACGATCCATATGGTTTCCCATTTAAATCGCCCCTTTTCATAACTTTTAGATAATTAAATTATACCTTGTCTGCGTGCTGAAAAGGGGTTTTGTGAATGAACTACCGGATTTGAAAACAGACAAGCTCATTCAATGACTTAAACAGCATATTTTTGATTAACCACCTCAAAACCCTAACAGTTTACGAAAATAACTGGAATACGATTGACTGACCGGGATTTGTGCACCATCATTCATGGAGAGAGTAAATGTAGAGTGAGTATCCGGATAAATCGCTTTAATTTGTGTTACGTTGACGATGAACGACCGATGGCAACGTACGAACAATTCATGTGGCAGCACAAATTCGAAGTTTTGCAATGAATGCCGATGGGTACCCGTTATATGATCCGCAACGACGACCGTTTTCCGATCCCGCACTTCAATATACTTCACTTCAGGAAATGGGACTGGTACCCAGCCATCCTCCGTTTTCACGGTAACGACCGACTTACCTTCCGTATATGCGGGATAGATAGCAACGACGCAACCGTCCAAAGCTCCATTATCATGGAAGGGAACTGCCATTCCGTGATAAGGCACACCAAAGACATCACGATTGATGAATTCTGAAACTTTTTGCCCTTCCTTTAGTGCTTTATAGGCGATCGTCCCCTCTCGCACAGGATCGCCTGGTCTGATTTTCAGGTCAATCCGCTTGCTCGGCCGGTAATAAATATATTCCTTTGTATTAGATACGACTATGGAGATTTCATCAGCAAACAACTCGCCGACAACGTCGAGGAGAGATTCCACGTTTAACAAGGTATTCCATACTCCTTTCGCAATTCAATTATTACTAGTATAAGTTTTCATGTACAATATTCCAATTTTCATTTATAATGGTAAGCAATCTAGACTAAAAATTTGGACTTAACAGAAACTACAGTTAACAAGGGGGAGCTATTATGCATATTCGGGATTTAATAGTAGAAAGACTCGGAGTCGCTACGGTAAAGTCAGATCAAAGCGTATCTGAAACACTAGCAAAAATCAACGAGACAGGATACCGGTGCATCCCTGTCGTCGACAACGATGACGCCTATAAAGGGATGATTTACAAAGTCGATCTACTTTCCTATCTGTATGAGGATAAGGGAGATGTCGCGAAGCCTATCGACTCCTTATTGAGACACCAAGACATCTACTTATATGAGAACGCTTCTTTTTTGAGCGCCTTGCTTGAAATCAAAGCATTGCCTTTCATCAGCGTCGTCAGGGATGGCAAACTTCTCGGTATTTTGACACATAATAAAATTGAAAGTGTCCTGGAAGACGCATTCGGACTGAAAACAGGCGGCATTAATATCACACTTGCATCGACTGAAGCACGAGGCATGATCAGAAAGTTGACGACGACGCTAAAGGACGAGAATATTGAAGGCATGCTCACACTGGACAACGGCTCAGCACTCGCGAGAAGGGTTGTCATTACGCTCGAAAACGGTAAATCCGATGAGGAAATGGTGAAATTGCGTGAGAGGCTTGAAAAACACGGATTCCGGATCTTGCAAATGCACAGAATTCAGCCTAAGTAACCAAAAGCACCGGGCGCTTGCCTTGCCATAACAGTTGGAAAATAACCACAAATAGAAGGCTGTTTCCACGTCGTAATCGACATCGGAAACAGCCTTCTTTTATGCAGCAATCTCGCTTTCTGGCTTCGGCACCATCCGCAACAGAATGCCTCCGATAATAAAGAGGATAACTAGACTGAACACACCGTACGCAGAGCTTCCCGTCAATGTAGCAGTTACACCAAGCAATAGTGGGCCCATGACGGATGCGAATTTCCCGAAAATATTATAGAAGCCGAAAAACTCGTTGGACTTCTCTTTCGGCACCAATTGCGCGAAATAAGAGCGGCTCAAAGCTTGAATTCCGCCTTGTGACGTCGCAACAAGCATTGCCAGAATCCAGAAATCCAATGTTGTCGAGAGGAAGAACGCATAAATGCAGACGATGATATAAACAAATATCCCGACATACAACATTGTCTTCACCGAAAATCGCTGCGCAAGCCTTCCATACAAAATCGCAAACGGTGCGGCAACGACTTGGGTAACGAATAGGACAATCAGAAGATCAGTCGGTTCGATACCCAAATCCGTTCCATATGCCGTCGACATCGAAATGATCGTACCGACCCCATCGATATAGAAGAAATAGGCCAATAAGAAGATGAATACAGTCCTGTATTTCTTAATTTCCTTGAACGTTTCACCAAGCCTGCGGAAGCTGCTAGCCAAAATATTTGGTTCCCGTTCAATCGCGTGAATTTGAACAACGTTCTTCAGCATCGGAATCGTGAAGGTGAACCACCAAATTCCCGTAATGACAAATGCCAACTTAGTCGCGACTGTCGTCGAAAGTGGTATGACTTCCTGTTTCGCCAACAGGATGATGGCGATGCTGATGATGAAAGGAATCGTACTTCCGATATACCCCAATCCGAAACCGCGCGAAGAGACTTCATCCATCTTCTCTTCCGGCGTTACATCGACCAGAAATGCGTCGTAGAAAATATTTGCCCCGTGGAATCCGATCGCAGTGATCGTGTAAATGATCAATAACGGCAACCACGTTCCCTCCGGCACAAACGCCAATGAAACCGTCGAAAGTGAACCAAGGAGGAAGAAGGCGAAGAAAAATTTCTTCTTCAATCCTTTATAGTCCGCAATCGTCCCCAAAATCGGCCCGATCATCGCTAAAATGAATGTCGCAATCGCCACCGTATACCCCAAATACGCTGTCGACTGCGTCAGTCCGACCCCTGCTTCGGTCGCCACCGACTTGTAAAAGATCGGAAATACTGCTGTTGTAATGATGATTGAATAGGCCGAGTTCGCCCAGTCATAAAACATCCAACTTTTCTCCGTCTTTGTGTATTTCCCCTTTCCCATCCATCCCACCCCTTTCATACTCTTCAAAACTAAGTTCGTACCAATATTATACAATTAATGATCAGCAAACAGTAGTGACGAATGTTCTTTTCTTCACCAATTAAATAGGCCAACCCTTAATGATACGGGTTGACCTCCAGGAGATCATGCCTCTATAAGAGAAAACATGCTTTCTATGACCTTCCCTAACGCGCGAGATGTATAGTGGAATGCGCTCTTTTTGTGCAATCGCTCGGTCAGCTTATGCGCATCTTTGCCATACGGCCCGATATTCAGGACAGGCGCCTGAAGCTGCTGCATTTCCTTGAAAGGGATGCTATATGTCTTCCCCCAAACGGGTGTGTTTTCTTTATAAGACTGCCAGCCCGAATCTGCCTTGTCATAATTCACATAGCTGAGATCAGAGATTCCATTGAAATAATGCACTTGCTTCGCTTCCACATGAAACTCTTCAAGTAAGACCTTTTGCACAAGGGCAATCTTTTCTTGTACGAGCTCGTTATCAGATGAATTGACGGCCGGATAATACGGAGGGGCATAAAACAGGATGACAGCTGGAGCCAAGTCCTGACAGTGCAACAGTAATCGATCGCTGATGAGCATGGACATTTGCCGTTCATCCAGCGACTTGTCCGACATGATATCTTCAAGAATCACTTGAACTTCCGCGCCGCCGATTTTCCCCTTAGCATATGCAAGCAATTCCTTGTACTCCAGTACGTTGATATTCCCGATTGGCTGGACGCCTTCCCGTTCACAAATCGCTTTATAATCCTTTAGGCATTCCGCCATCGCCCGGTCAGCAGTATCTTTGAATATCTTCATAATATCGTCAGCATTTTGCCGCATCAAAAAGACATTGTACAAGGCCGCACTATGATGGGAAGTTTGGGTCGAATAATCTTCCTTTAAATCAACCTGCTGCAAACACACTGGCAAAGGGGTCCTCTCGCCATACTCTTCTTCTACGAAATCAGAATTGAACTCCATCGCCCTCGTCAGATAAGACGCCATATAGTGGCTCGTCATGCCGCTTAAAGGCTCTCCGGCATGTGTCTCCCTTCCGTAAAACAGAGCTGAGGGCATAATTTTCCCGATGGTTCCCGAGTAAATATAATAATTCGGATCCTGCGGCTTCTGTGAAAAGGACGGCTCACTGTTAAGGAACAGCTCGTATTCCAATTGATACGCTTCCTTCAATTCCACGAGCCCCTTCACAGCAGCTCTCATTCCAGAAGAATTCACCTCTTCATCTGGCACTGTCAGTAAAAGGAGATTAATCGGCCACTGTTCAGCATTTGCCCTTTCCAACAAATGCAGATGCAAAACAAGCCCCATTTTCATATCCATCGTTCCGCGGCCAAATAAGTATTCATCCGAAGCCAAATCCTCTTGCGCATCCTCCGGCAAGTCGGCCATCCGGTTTTTCAATTCCTCTGTCAGTTGCCTAGGCTGGAAAGCTAACTCTTCTAGTCCTGCGCCAAACTCCTTTGTATGAACGGTGTCGAAATGGCTGATCAACACAATTGTTTTATTCGTCAGCCCGCTGTTATAAAGGGCGGTCACCGCATTTCTCCCCTTGCCTGCGTCGTGGAAATGAATATGCGAGCTGTGTTCCTGAAAATACTGCAATTCTAAAAGCTTTTTTAACAGTCGCGTCGAAAACTCGACTTCCCCCACAGTGCCCGTGCGACTGTCCCAGCTAACCAATTCACATAATAAATCTTCCAGTTGATCAGGTCGATTCCATTTCAGATTCTCCATTCCCATCTTATGACCCCCTTTTTCTATGAACGTATAAAATAGTAACAGTTTCATTTATTGTTCTAAACGTACGATGGCAAGAATGGAAAGTCAATTAAATTTTATTGAATTGAATAAATAAATAAATATCTCCTTCTTCAAAAAAACCGACTTAAGAACTATATTTTGTGGAATGCCGTTCTTTCGAATGGTATAATTAATATGAATATAATTACTAATAAAATTGATTTTTTCATGCTCTAGGCTACTTATACTCTCGTTCCCTCAACCGGTGGATTACACAGAAATATTTCTTCGCGACATAGCGTTGTTTTTGTATAGAAAGGAATTGGAAATGGTGTTTTCGGAATTGAGTTACAACTCTCTCGTTTCTCTATTAGATAAGAAATTCTGTGTATCAGTTGCTGATAGAAGAGGGCGGATAACCTATGTGAATGACAACTTTTGTGCATTGTCGGGCTATTCCAAAGATGAGCTGCTCGGAAATAGTTACGGCGTTGTCAACCCTGGGTATACGCCGGAACGATTTGTGGAGGAAATGGAGCAGTACTTTTCACGTGATGAAGCTTGGCAGAAAAATGTCATGGCCATTGCAAAAGATGGTACTCCATATTGGGTAAACGCCAACATTATACCGGTATTGAATGCGGACGGGGAGATTATCCAGTTCCTTTCTATAGACAGTGACATTACAGCACGGGAGCTTACGAAGGGAAAATATAAAGAGACGCTGCAAAATCTGCGTAATATCGAAAATGCGCTCGACCATTCATCGGTCGTCGCCATAACCGACGCGAAAGGCGTCATCACGTATGTCAATGAAAAATTCTGTGCATTGTCCCAATATACGAGTAGTGAATTGATTGGAAAAACACACCGAGTCGTTAATTCGAAAGTTCATCCCAAAAGCTTCTTCAAGGAAATGTGGAACACGATCCAAAGCGGAGAAATCTGGCAAGGCGATATTTGCAACCGTGCGAAGGACGGCTCCCTCTATTGGGTAAGTACAACAATCGTCCCGTTTCTTGATGAAGAAGGAAAACCGGAACAGTATATTGCAATCCGGCATGACATTACAGCTCGGAAGCAGGCGGAAGAATCCTTGGAAGTCGCTTTACAGAATGATTTCCGGACTACCGTGAAAAACTTGCAAAATGCGATTTTCAAGTACAAGACTACTGAAGATGGAGAAATCAAATTCTCTCTTTTCGAGGGACAAATAAAAGAACGGGTCGGTATTTCGGTAGACAAGTTAAACTCTCAGAAGCTCTCCTATTA harbors:
- a CDS encoding M20/M25/M40 family metallo-hydrolase; this translates as MGMENLKWNRPDQLEDLLCELVSWDSRTGTVGEVEFSTRLLKKLLELQYFQEHSSHIHFHDAGKGRNAVTALYNSGLTNKTIVLISHFDTVHTKEFGAGLEELAFQPRQLTEELKNRMADLPEDAQEDLASDEYLFGRGTMDMKMGLVLHLHLLERANAEQWPINLLLLTVPDEEVNSSGMRAAVKGLVELKEAYQLEYELFLNSEPSFSQKPQDPNYYIYSGTIGKIMPSALFYGRETHAGEPLSGMTSHYMASYLTRAMEFNSDFVEEEYGERTPLPVCLQQVDLKEDYSTQTSHHSAALYNVFLMRQNADDIMKIFKDTADRAMAECLKDYKAICEREGVQPIGNINVLEYKELLAYAKGKIGGAEVQVILEDIMSDKSLDERQMSMLISDRLLLHCQDLAPAVILFYAPPYYPAVNSSDNELVQEKIALVQKVLLEEFHVEAKQVHYFNGISDLSYVNYDKADSGWQSYKENTPVWGKTYSIPFKEMQQLQAPVLNIGPYGKDAHKLTERLHKKSAFHYTSRALGKVIESMFSLIEA